The Brachyspira hyodysenteriae ATCC 27164 genome includes a window with the following:
- a CDS encoding DMT family protein, giving the protein MKAITTIVLLILSNTFMTIAWYGHLKFSEMKGFAKLSLPLIILISWGIALFEYCFQVPANRIGFQGNGGPFSLMQLKVMQEVITLTIFTIFTVVFFKTETLRINHFIGFLCLILAVFFIFKK; this is encoded by the coding sequence ATGAAAGCTATAACAACTATAGTATTACTTATATTGTCAAATACATTTATGACAATAGCTTGGTATGGACATTTAAAATTCAGTGAAATGAAAGGTTTTGCTAAATTATCACTTCCTTTAATTATATTAATAAGTTGGGGTATTGCTTTATTTGAATATTGTTTTCAAGTTCCAGCAAATAGAATAGGATTCCAAGGAAATGGAGGACCTTTTTCATTAATGCAGCTTAAAGTCATGCAGGAAGTTATTACATTAACTATATTTACTATTTTTACTGTTGTATTTTTCAAAACAGAAACTTTAAGAATAAATCATTTTATAGGTTTTTTATGTTTGATATTAGCAGTATTCTTCATTTTCAAGAAATAG
- a CDS encoding PTS transporter subunit IIABC produces MKDKIFGVLQRVGRSFMLPIAVLPVAGLFLGIGSSLTNTTMLETYNLIGILGPGTIAYDILSVLSEAGNIIFGNLPIIFAMSVAIGMAKKEKEVAALSGAIAFFVMHASIGKMITVMGGADKLLAGSTTNVVGILSLQMGVFGGIIVGLGVAALHNKYYTIELPQVLSFFGGTRFVPIISSIVFLVVGILMYYVWPPVQVVMNKLGDLIAGSGYIGTLFYGIIERALIPFGLHHVFYTPLWQTSLGGTMMIDGNLVEGAQNIFFAQLGSPTTTAFSVEATRFMTGKFPFMIFGLPGAALAMYRTSRPEKRQVVGALLFSAALTAMLTGITEPIEFTFIFVAPIFYAIHCVLAGISFMLMHILHVTVGMTFSGGFIDLLLFGIIQGNAKTNWIWIVVVGAAYFFIYYFLFSTLIKKFDWKTPGREPDSEEPKLYRRADVAAAKAAASGESVDTNPLFQYEEAPLITAGLGGKKNISDVDCCATRLRITVFDPSKVVDATLKASGAAGIIKKGNGIQVIYGPKVTVIKSRLEDYLHDPISDQEVQAPADTPKAEEKKEEKKEAVKTSSSSAAYKVYAPIKGNIIKLESVKDEAFSSGAMGKGIAIEPKEGKVYAPYDGVIETAFPTKHAIGLTSDDGVELLIHVGMDTVKLGGAHFISHIEEGQKVKKGDLLLEFDVEKIREEGYPTLTPVIVTNSDDYTDVITINAASVNVGDDLIEVKK; encoded by the coding sequence ATGAAGGATAAAATTTTCGGTGTACTGCAAAGGGTAGGAAGATCATTCATGCTTCCTATAGCCGTACTTCCTGTAGCAGGTTTATTTTTGGGTATAGGTAGTTCATTAACCAATACTACAATGCTTGAAACCTATAATTTGATAGGTATTCTAGGCCCTGGAACTATTGCTTATGATATATTATCAGTATTAAGTGAGGCAGGAAATATAATATTTGGAAATTTGCCTATTATATTTGCTATGAGTGTAGCTATTGGTATGGCAAAGAAAGAGAAAGAAGTTGCAGCTTTATCAGGAGCTATAGCATTTTTTGTAATGCATGCTTCTATTGGTAAAATGATAACAGTTATGGGCGGAGCTGATAAACTTTTAGCTGGTTCTACTACTAATGTTGTGGGTATACTATCACTTCAAATGGGTGTATTTGGAGGTATTATAGTAGGACTTGGAGTAGCTGCTTTGCATAATAAATATTATACAATAGAGCTTCCTCAGGTATTATCATTCTTCGGCGGTACAAGATTCGTACCTATAATATCTTCTATAGTATTTTTAGTAGTAGGTATATTGATGTATTATGTATGGCCTCCTGTACAGGTTGTAATGAATAAATTAGGTGATTTAATAGCTGGTTCAGGTTATATTGGTACTTTATTCTATGGTATCATAGAAAGAGCATTAATACCTTTCGGACTTCACCACGTATTCTATACACCTCTATGGCAGACTTCTTTGGGCGGTACTATGATGATAGATGGTAATTTAGTAGAAGGTGCTCAGAATATATTCTTTGCTCAATTAGGATCTCCTACTACAACAGCATTCAGTGTTGAAGCTACTAGATTTATGACAGGTAAATTCCCATTCATGATATTCGGATTACCTGGCGCTGCTTTAGCTATGTATAGAACTTCTAGACCAGAGAAAAGACAGGTAGTAGGTGCATTACTTTTCTCAGCAGCATTAACAGCAATGCTTACAGGTATTACTGAGCCTATAGAGTTTACATTCATATTTGTAGCTCCTATATTCTATGCTATTCACTGTGTACTTGCCGGTATATCTTTCATGCTTATGCATATACTTCATGTTACAGTAGGTATGACTTTCTCAGGCGGTTTTATAGACTTGTTATTATTCGGAATAATACAAGGTAATGCTAAAACTAATTGGATATGGATTGTAGTTGTAGGTGCTGCTTATTTCTTCATTTATTATTTCTTATTCTCTACTTTGATTAAAAAATTTGATTGGAAAACTCCAGGAAGAGAACCAGATAGTGAAGAACCAAAATTATACAGAAGAGCAGATGTTGCTGCTGCTAAGGCTGCTGCAAGCGGAGAATCAGTTGATACAAATCCTTTATTCCAATATGAAGAGGCTCCTTTAATAACTGCAGGACTTGGAGGAAAGAAAAATATAAGCGATGTTGACTGCTGTGCTACAAGACTTCGTATAACAGTATTTGATCCTTCTAAAGTTGTTGATGCTACATTAAAAGCAAGCGGTGCTGCAGGTATAATCAAAAAAGGTAATGGTATACAGGTAATATATGGTCCTAAAGTTACTGTAATAAAATCAAGACTTGAAGATTATTTACATGATCCTATAAGTGATCAGGAAGTTCAGGCACCAGCAGATACTCCTAAAGCAGAAGAGAAAAAAGAAGAAAAGAAAGAAGCAGTAAAAACTTCTTCTTCATCTGCAGCATATAAAGTTTATGCTCCTATAAAAGGAAATATAATAAAATTAGAAAGTGTTAAAGATGAAGCATTCTCAAGCGGCGCTATGGGTAAAGGTATAGCTATTGAACCTAAAGAAGGAAAAGTATATGCTCCTTATGATGGTGTAATAGAAACTGCATTCCCTACAAAACATGCTATAGGATTAACTTCTGATGATGGTGTTGAATTACTTATACATGTTGGTATGGATACAGTAAAATTAGGCGGTGCTCATTTCATTTCACATATAGAAGAGGGACAGAAAGTTAAGAAAGGAGATTTATTGTTGGAATTTGATGTTGAAAAAATTAGAGAGGAAGGATATCCTACATTGACTCCTGTAATAGTAACAAATTCTGATGATTATACAGATGTTATTACTATTAATGCAGCTTCTGTTAATGTTGGTGATGATTTGATTGAAGTAAAAAAATAA
- a CDS encoding SurA N-terminal domain-containing protein, protein MSSNKKFVPKKKSPVIKTLQWLGVSAVSILLIIYFLVVDTRGSQKTPTIGSVNGKPIYYTSTSPYGRAFRQIEGYYQQLGIQINNEMYTYIEDLAFRRAVSTMLLNDVARKNINVSDNFVVEAMKSQFIDTNGVYNQMAYESFIKNSSQSEKVKIEKDLKEDILAQTVSAELFTSVKLNDLEMQREYKKNLTKRDIEMVYINASEIVQSNQVADADLEKYFTDNKTNFAQADISWIITQSGGVADNLYKSLKADISLFEKTAMEKSFDTNNYKLGYLTRMQMPNEDFANKIFANNNNTKGSNLLQPIYANGYYYIVLVNDIRIPEKYTDVNKEVLRREYLNANMNTLLEAEKTKQAEVLKAAVANVNNLARLNGNGLIKYYKPAQPFSYNQGRLNTAEGAIIPDSTTESFYMHVFSMQTNQVSDVIKLDNGVAVIRLVSEEKPNMATLTTLDAATKNAVKRELSMQRMNLIQIEWENQHIADARVKKHDLR, encoded by the coding sequence ATGTCATCTAATAAAAAGTTTGTACCTAAAAAGAAAAGCCCAGTAATAAAAACTTTACAATGGCTAGGAGTATCAGCAGTTTCAATACTTTTGATAATTTATTTCTTGGTAGTTGATACTAGAGGAAGTCAGAAAACTCCTACTATAGGTTCTGTTAATGGAAAACCTATATATTATACAAGCACTAGTCCTTATGGTAGAGCTTTCAGACAAATAGAAGGATATTATCAGCAATTAGGAATACAAATAAATAATGAAATGTATACTTACATAGAAGATTTGGCATTCAGAAGAGCCGTTTCTACTATGCTGTTAAATGATGTAGCAAGAAAAAATATAAATGTAAGCGATAATTTTGTAGTAGAAGCTATGAAAAGCCAATTCATAGATACTAATGGTGTTTATAATCAAATGGCTTATGAATCATTCATAAAAAATTCTTCTCAGTCTGAGAAAGTAAAAATAGAAAAAGATTTAAAAGAAGATATATTGGCACAAACTGTTTCTGCTGAATTATTTACTTCTGTAAAATTAAATGATTTAGAAATGCAAAGAGAATACAAAAAAAATCTTACAAAAAGAGATATTGAAATGGTTTATATAAATGCTTCTGAAATAGTACAGTCTAATCAAGTAGCTGATGCTGATTTAGAAAAGTATTTTACAGATAATAAAACTAATTTTGCTCAGGCTGATATTTCTTGGATAATAACTCAAAGCGGCGGAGTAGCTGATAATTTATATAAAAGTTTAAAAGCTGATATAAGTTTATTTGAAAAAACAGCTATGGAAAAAAGTTTTGATACTAACAATTATAAATTAGGATATCTTACAAGAATGCAGATGCCTAATGAAGATTTTGCTAATAAAATTTTTGCCAACAACAATAATACTAAGGGAAGCAACCTTTTACAGCCTATATATGCAAATGGATACTATTATATTGTATTAGTTAATGATATTAGAATACCTGAAAAATATACTGATGTTAACAAAGAAGTTTTAAGAAGAGAATATTTGAATGCCAATATGAATACTCTTTTAGAAGCTGAAAAAACAAAACAGGCTGAAGTATTGAAAGCTGCTGTTGCTAATGTTAATAATTTAGCAAGATTAAATGGAAATGGACTTATAAAATATTATAAACCAGCTCAACCTTTCTCTTATAATCAGGGAAGACTAAATACTGCTGAAGGAGCTATTATACCTGATTCTACTACTGAATCTTTCTATATGCATGTTTTCTCCATGCAGACTAATCAAGTAAGCGATGTTATAAAATTGGATAATGGTGTGGCTGTTATAAGATTAGTTTCTGAAGAAAAACCAAATATGGCTACTTTAACTACTTTAGATGCTGCTACTAAAAATGCTGTTAAAAGAGAATTATCTATGCAAAGAATGAATCTAATTCAAATAGAATGGGAAAATCAGCATATAGCAGATGCTAGAGTAAAAAAACATGATCTAAGATAA
- a CDS encoding methyl-accepting chemotaxis protein has protein sequence MEKKKYVLMLKFLIPFAIFIIIVVIGLMLYFIPRYKKEFLLEIESNIYKKESSVSSWLSYFYSEIDVLSSYCKYETDYNQMLDSFKELEKIKDEISNIHFSGTVGYKYGGLLVIVYRDNIEGFDQTTREWYIEAVKNPSSIYLSAPYQDAETKETVITISKAIFENNQLKGVVGLDISFSKISKVLTADKDNKFFIALDDGRFITHTDSNLLFNDQRNIYTELNAPKLNGEIYNVILGKKEWTAVYTIPNTPWLLVGNGSSVSLANKTLTLSIIMVIVAIGFLVIQFMLVLLNVNPLSQTLDRAIEVIKNMTNKHFNAVFDERLLNKSDQTGVLVNSIKDMQKSLGDSIHFFQESLNFINHEIDAVSDGTVNLADRSNTQASSLEELSSLIESLSTSLDETNVHSEDARNMSAKVADATKVGVESSSEITSSMNEILESSKKISDMTKLIQSIAFQTNILALNAAVEAARAGEQGKGFAVVASEIRSLAQNVDETAKNITTTINDALTKVEIGNKAVENSSKILSEIETLAQDMLNKLTSISERAVIEADSINQINVSVRQLNSITSENSTLAESNANSTKEVREKIENMVDRISSFKF, from the coding sequence ATGGAAAAAAAGAAGTACGTCTTAATGCTCAAATTCTTAATTCCCTTTGCAATATTTATAATAATAGTTGTTATAGGTTTAATGTTATATTTTATTCCTAGATATAAAAAAGAATTTTTATTAGAAATAGAATCTAATATTTATAAGAAAGAATCTTCAGTTTCTTCTTGGCTTAGTTATTTTTATTCAGAAATAGATGTTTTATCTTCATATTGTAAGTATGAAACAGATTATAATCAAATGCTTGATTCTTTTAAAGAATTGGAAAAAATAAAAGATGAAATTAGTAATATACACTTTAGCGGTACAGTAGGATATAAATACGGAGGACTATTAGTTATAGTATATCGAGATAATATAGAAGGATTTGATCAAACTACAAGAGAATGGTATATAGAGGCTGTAAAAAATCCTTCTTCTATTTATTTAAGTGCTCCATATCAAGATGCTGAAACAAAGGAAACAGTTATAACCATATCTAAAGCTATTTTTGAAAATAATCAGCTTAAGGGAGTAGTTGGATTAGATATATCTTTTAGTAAAATATCTAAGGTATTAACTGCTGATAAAGACAATAAATTTTTTATAGCATTAGATGACGGAAGATTTATTACGCATACAGATTCAAATTTATTATTTAATGATCAAAGAAATATTTATACAGAATTGAATGCTCCTAAACTTAATGGTGAAATTTATAATGTTATATTAGGTAAAAAAGAGTGGACAGCTGTTTATACTATACCTAATACTCCTTGGCTTCTTGTTGGAAATGGAAGTTCTGTAAGCCTTGCAAATAAAACACTTACATTATCTATTATAATGGTAATAGTAGCAATAGGTTTTTTAGTGATTCAGTTTATGCTTGTTCTATTAAATGTTAATCCTTTATCTCAAACTTTAGACAGAGCCATAGAAGTTATTAAGAATATGACTAATAAACATTTTAATGCTGTATTTGATGAAAGATTATTAAATAAATCAGATCAGACAGGTGTTTTAGTTAATTCCATTAAGGATATGCAAAAATCTCTTGGAGATTCTATTCATTTCTTTCAAGAATCTCTTAATTTTATCAATCATGAAATAGATGCTGTATCAGATGGAACTGTAAATTTAGCAGATAGAAGTAATACTCAGGCTAGCTCTCTTGAAGAATTATCAAGCCTTATAGAATCATTGTCAACATCTCTTGATGAAACTAATGTGCATTCTGAAGATGCTAGAAATATGAGTGCTAAAGTTGCGGATGCTACAAAGGTAGGTGTTGAATCTTCTTCTGAAATTACCAGCAGTATGAATGAGATATTAGAATCTAGTAAGAAAATATCAGACATGACTAAACTTATACAATCTATTGCTTTTCAAACAAATATATTGGCTTTGAATGCAGCAGTTGAGGCAGCTCGTGCTGGAGAACAAGGTAAAGGTTTTGCTGTTGTAGCTAGTGAGATACGTTCTCTTGCTCAGAATGTAGATGAAACAGCTAAAAACATTACTACTACAATAAATGATGCTTTAACTAAAGTAGAGATAGGAAATAAAGCTGTGGAAAATTCTTCTAAAATACTTTCTGAAATTGAAACTTTGGCTCAAGATATGCTTAATAAATTAACTTCTATATCAGAACGTGCTGTAATAGAAGCAGATAGTATTAATCAGATAAATGTTTCTGTAAGACAGCTTAATTCTATAACAAGTGAAAATAGTACATTGGCTGAATCTAATGCAAACTCTACTAAAGAAGTAAGAGAAAAAATAGAGAATATGGTTGATCGTATTAGTAGTTTTAAATTTTAA
- a CDS encoding GNAT family N-acetyltransferase gives MKRILETERLILRELEYNKFDYAGLSSILQDKETMYAYEHAFSDDEVNQWFNNQINRYKTYGFGLWACILKENNEFIGQCGLTIQKVDKKIYDSYELLEIGYLFNKNYWHKGFATEAAIACKNYAFNVLKEKRVYSIIRDNNKSSQKVAIRNGMKIIDNIVKHYYNIDMPHYIFCAENI, from the coding sequence ATGAAAAGAATACTAGAAACAGAGAGACTTATTTTAAGAGAATTAGAATATAATAAATTCGATTATGCAGGATTATCATCAATACTTCAAGATAAAGAAACTATGTACGCTTATGAGCATGCTTTTTCTGATGATGAAGTAAATCAATGGTTTAATAATCAAATAAATAGATATAAAACTTATGGATTTGGCCTATGGGCTTGTATACTAAAAGAAAATAATGAGTTTATAGGACAATGCGGACTTACAATACAAAAAGTAGATAAAAAAATATATGATTCCTATGAGCTTCTTGAAATAGGATACTTATTCAATAAAAATTACTGGCATAAAGGATTTGCAACAGAGGCTGCAATTGCCTGTAAAAATTATGCTTTTAATGTTCTAAAAGAAAAAAGAGTATATTCTATAATAAGAGACAATAATAAATCATCACAAAAAGTTGCAATAAGAAACGGTATGAAGATAATAGATAATATAGTAAAACATTATTATAATATTGATATGCCGCATTATATATTCTGTGCTGAAAATATATAA